A single region of the Kineosporiaceae bacterium SCSIO 59966 genome encodes:
- a CDS encoding transketolase → MVSAVGSTGTGNLEASALETSTLEWTDLDRRAVDTVRVLAADAVQKAGNGHPGTAMSLAPAAYLLFQRVMRHDPADPHWLGRDRFVLSAGHTSLTLYLQLFLSGYGLTVEDIAALRTWGSKTPGHPEYQHTDGVEITTGPLGQGLASAVGMAMAARRERGLLDPDAAPGQSPFDHRVFVIASDGDMQEGVSAEASSLAGHQRLGNLVVLYDDNEISIEDDTDIAFTEDVLARYAAYGWHTQRVDWRTGHEYVEDVEALHAALQAAVAETDRPSIISLRTVIGWPAPNLKDTGKAHGSALGEEEVRAVKEILGFDPDATFVVEDEVLDHTRRVADRARAARDAWDQQYADWRAANPERADLLDRMRERRLPAGWTDALPTFPAGKDMATRKASGAVLSALAPVLPELWGGSADLADSNNTTMEGEPSFVPEEHATQMFPGNRYGRVLHFGVREHAMGAILNGITLHGGTRAYGGTFLVFSDYMRPAVRLAALMQIPTIYVWTHDSIGLGEDGPTHQPIEHLAALRAVPGLAVVRPADANETVWAWRTVLERTDGPAGLCLTRQNVPTFERGDGPARGDTLAAADGTARGGYVLAEATGGTPEVIVVATGSEVQLALQARDRLQADGVPTRVVSMPCREWFAEQDGEYRESVLPTAVRARVSVEAAVAQGWRDVVGDAGRSVSVEHFGASADYQTLFRELGVTADAVVEAARQSLAAARGEDSPGGTASAPADGGAADRP, encoded by the coding sequence CTGGTGAGCGCAGTCGGCAGCACGGGAACGGGCAACCTGGAGGCGAGCGCGCTGGAAACGAGCACGCTGGAGTGGACGGACCTGGACCGCCGGGCGGTCGACACCGTCCGGGTCCTGGCCGCGGACGCCGTCCAGAAGGCCGGCAACGGCCATCCCGGGACGGCGATGAGTCTGGCGCCTGCCGCCTACCTGCTCTTCCAGCGGGTGATGCGCCACGACCCCGCTGACCCCCACTGGCTCGGGCGCGACCGGTTCGTGCTCTCGGCGGGGCACACCAGCCTGACTCTCTACCTGCAGCTGTTCCTGTCCGGCTACGGCCTCACCGTCGAGGACATCGCCGCCCTGCGGACCTGGGGCTCCAAGACTCCGGGGCACCCGGAGTACCAGCACACCGACGGCGTCGAGATCACCACCGGTCCGCTGGGCCAGGGCCTGGCCTCGGCGGTCGGCATGGCGATGGCGGCCCGCCGGGAGCGGGGGCTGCTCGACCCGGACGCCGCCCCCGGGCAGAGCCCCTTCGACCACCGGGTCTTCGTCATCGCCTCCGACGGCGACATGCAGGAGGGAGTGTCCGCCGAGGCCTCCTCGCTCGCCGGCCACCAGCGGCTCGGCAACCTCGTCGTCCTCTACGACGACAACGAGATCTCGATCGAGGACGACACCGACATTGCCTTCACCGAGGACGTCCTGGCCCGGTACGCCGCCTACGGCTGGCACACCCAGCGGGTCGACTGGCGGACCGGCCACGAGTACGTCGAGGACGTCGAGGCGCTGCACGCCGCCCTGCAGGCGGCGGTCGCCGAGACCGACCGGCCCTCGATCATCTCGCTGCGCACGGTCATCGGCTGGCCGGCCCCGAACCTCAAGGACACCGGCAAGGCGCACGGCTCGGCCCTCGGCGAGGAGGAGGTACGGGCGGTCAAGGAGATCCTGGGCTTCGACCCGGACGCCACGTTCGTCGTCGAGGACGAGGTCCTCGACCACACCCGGCGGGTCGCCGACCGTGCCCGAGCCGCCCGGGACGCCTGGGACCAGCAGTACGCCGACTGGCGGGCGGCCAACCCCGAGCGCGCCGACCTGCTCGACCGGATGCGGGAGCGGAGGCTACCGGCCGGCTGGACCGATGCGCTGCCGACGTTCCCCGCGGGGAAGGACATGGCCACCCGCAAGGCCTCGGGCGCGGTCCTGTCCGCCCTGGCGCCGGTGCTGCCGGAGCTGTGGGGCGGCTCCGCCGACCTCGCCGACAGCAACAACACGACGATGGAGGGTGAGCCGTCCTTCGTCCCGGAGGAGCACGCGACGCAGATGTTCCCGGGCAACCGGTACGGCCGGGTCCTGCACTTCGGCGTCCGCGAGCACGCGATGGGTGCCATCCTCAACGGCATCACGCTGCACGGCGGGACGCGTGCCTACGGCGGCACCTTCCTGGTGTTCAGCGACTACATGCGCCCCGCCGTCCGGCTCGCGGCACTCATGCAGATCCCGACCATCTACGTGTGGACCCACGACTCGATCGGTCTCGGGGAGGACGGGCCCACCCACCAGCCGATCGAGCACCTGGCCGCCCTGCGGGCCGTCCCGGGCCTGGCCGTGGTGCGGCCCGCCGACGCGAACGAGACGGTGTGGGCCTGGCGCACGGTGCTCGAGCGCACCGACGGACCCGCCGGGCTGTGCCTGACCCGCCAGAACGTCCCCACGTTCGAGCGCGGCGACGGGCCCGCCCGGGGTGACACGCTGGCCGCCGCCGACGGCACTGCCCGCGGTGGCTACGTCCTGGCCGAGGCCACCGGCGGCACCCCCGAGGTGATCGTCGTGGCCACCGGGTCGGAGGTGCAGCTCGCGCTGCAGGCCCGTGACCGCCTGCAGGCCGACGGGGTGCCCACCAGGGTCGTCTCGATGCCCTGCCGCGAGTGGTTCGCCGAGCAGGACGGCGAGTACCGCGAGTCCGTGCTGCCGACGGCCGTGCGGGCCCGGGTCTCGGTCGAGGCAGCCGTGGCCCAGGGCTGGCGGGACGTCGTCGGTGACGCGGGCCGCAGCGTGTCCGTCGAGCACTTCGGCGCCTCGGCCGACTACCAGACCCTGTTCCGTGAGCTCGGCGTCACCGCGGACGCCGTGGTCGAGGCGGCCCGGCAGTCCCTCGCCGCCGCCCGCGGCGAGGACTCCCCCGGCGGGACGGCGTCCGCCCCGGCGGACGGCGGCGCCGCCGACCGACCCTGA
- a CDS encoding protoheme IX farnesyltransferase, giving the protein MTADPAAGPQAPRRRAAGTGRFSSRERVLGFVGLLKPRIIELLLVTTVPTMILAAGGFPSVGLVLATLVGGTLAAGGAHTLNSYLDRDIDRLMHRTSSRPLVTGVVRPREALWFGVGLSVVSVLWFAVLVNTFAALLTAAAVLLYVVFYTIGLKRRTRQNIVWGGAAGAMPVLIGWAAVTESLTWAPWLLFLVIFLWTPPHYWPLSMKYRRDYEAAGVPMLGAVEEPTVVARQVVRYSWAMVAVTLLLVPLGPTGAVYAVAAVVLGAWFLVEAYALQARARRAERADEVRAMRLFHASITYLTLLFVAIAVDPFVPSPW; this is encoded by the coding sequence GTGACCGCCGACCCGGCCGCCGGCCCTCAGGCGCCGCGGCGCCGCGCGGCAGGCACCGGGCGATTCAGCTCCAGAGAGCGAGTCCTGGGGTTCGTCGGTCTGCTCAAGCCGCGGATCATCGAGCTGCTGCTCGTGACGACGGTGCCGACGATGATCCTGGCCGCCGGCGGGTTCCCGTCCGTCGGGCTCGTGCTCGCCACCCTGGTCGGCGGCACGCTCGCCGCGGGCGGCGCGCACACCCTGAACTCCTACCTCGACCGGGACATCGACCGGCTCATGCACCGGACCAGCTCCCGCCCGCTGGTCACCGGCGTCGTGCGGCCGCGGGAGGCGCTGTGGTTCGGTGTCGGCCTGTCGGTCGTGTCGGTGCTGTGGTTCGCGGTGCTCGTCAACACCTTTGCCGCCCTGCTCACCGCGGCTGCCGTGCTGCTCTACGTCGTCTTCTACACGATCGGGCTCAAGCGGCGGACCCGGCAGAACATCGTCTGGGGCGGGGCCGCAGGGGCGATGCCCGTGCTCATCGGGTGGGCCGCGGTGACCGAGAGCCTGACCTGGGCGCCGTGGCTGCTGTTCCTCGTCATCTTCCTGTGGACGCCGCCGCACTACTGGCCGCTGTCGATGAAGTACCGGCGGGACTACGAGGCCGCGGGCGTGCCGATGCTCGGGGCGGTCGAGGAGCCCACCGTCGTGGCGCGCCAGGTGGTCCGCTACAGCTGGGCGATGGTCGCCGTGACCCTGCTGCTGGTGCCGCTGGGCCCGACCGGCGCGGTGTACGCCGTGGCCGCCGTCGTCCTCGGTGCGTGGTTCCTGGTCGAGGCCTACGCCCTGCAGGCGCGGGCGCGCCGCGCCGAGCGGGCCGACGAGGTCCGCGCGATGCGGCTGTTCCACGCGTCGATCACGTACTTGACGCTTCTGTTCGTCGCGATCGCGGTGGATCCGTTCGTGCCGTCCCCCTGGTGA
- a CDS encoding heme A synthase produces the protein MKLSQFVLGANVVAQSGIVVTGGLVRLTGSGLGCPTWPQCVPGSYTPVVEQADGWHPYIEFGNRLLTFVVGLTALAALVLVWRTGRRHLRPLAAAPLLGVVAQAVLGGVTVLTSLHPVTVAAHFLVSMVIVALSVWLYVRVHSPDGPARLVVAPVVHRLAMLLAAVGAAVLVVGTVVTGSGPHSGDAEAPARFDLDPRTVSWVHADLVLLFVGLLVGLLVALSATGAPQRVRERARWVLLVTLAQALVGYVQYATGLPEVLVALHMLGAVLLVVTLTALLAALRERTPRPETDPGLTRGTARTDPPRSRRTEASST, from the coding sequence GTGAAGCTCTCCCAGTTCGTGCTCGGCGCGAACGTCGTCGCCCAGTCCGGCATCGTCGTGACCGGCGGGCTCGTCCGGCTCACCGGCTCCGGGCTGGGCTGCCCGACCTGGCCGCAGTGCGTCCCGGGCAGCTACACCCCGGTGGTCGAGCAGGCGGACGGCTGGCACCCCTACATCGAGTTCGGCAACCGGCTGCTGACCTTCGTCGTCGGTCTCACCGCACTGGCCGCGCTCGTCCTCGTCTGGCGGACCGGCCGCCGGCACCTGCGTCCCCTGGCCGCAGCCCCGTTGCTCGGGGTCGTCGCCCAGGCGGTCCTCGGCGGTGTCACCGTGCTGACCTCGCTGCACCCGGTGACCGTGGCGGCGCACTTCCTGGTGTCCATGGTCATCGTCGCGCTGTCGGTCTGGCTCTACGTCCGGGTGCACTCCCCCGACGGCCCCGCCCGGCTCGTCGTGGCACCGGTCGTCCACCGGCTCGCCATGCTGCTCGCGGCGGTCGGCGCCGCCGTCCTGGTCGTGGGCACGGTCGTCACCGGCAGCGGGCCGCACTCCGGGGACGCCGAGGCGCCGGCGCGCTTCGACCTCGACCCGCGCACGGTGAGCTGGGTGCACGCCGACCTCGTCCTGCTGTTCGTCGGCCTGCTCGTCGGCCTACTCGTCGCGCTGAGCGCGACCGGGGCGCCTCAACGGGTGCGAGAGCGCGCCCGCTGGGTGCTCCTGGTCACGCTCGCGCAGGCACTCGTCGGCTACGTGCAGTACGCCACCGGGCTGCCGGAGGTGCTGGTCGCCCTGCACATGCTCGGCGCCGTCCTGCTCGTCGTCACCCTCACCGCGCTGCTGGCCGCACTGCGGGAGCGGACCCCGCGGCCCGAGACGGACCCGGGGCTCACCAGGGGGACGGCACGAACGGATCCACCGCGATCGCGACGAACAGAAGCGTCAAGTACGTGA